TATGCGAAGCAGTGCACAAAAAAGTGCATATGCTACTGAAGTAGCCTCCAAGCTACTTTACCTACTCCCCCTGCTGTCGCTGGGAGGAGCAATGTCTTGTGATAGTACTGTAGTTTAGCCATAATGCTCTTAACTGACCTTTTCAGTAACACAGGAAGGTGACATAGCTCTTGCCTTTGGTCTGGCCCCTTACCTGATAAAGGCTGCATGAAAGGTCTCTTacaacaaaagcagaagcccTCAGAGAGGTGGGCCTGAGCAATGTCAATCTAAGCTTTTGTTACAAAACCTTTTCCCAAGGCCCCAGCTGTAATCCAGCTCAGCATAGAAGCTGCTTCAGCTTGTTTAAACTGAAGGATTCGGATAGAAACTACTATTTTTTCAAATGGGATTAACACCTAAAGGATGTTTACAGTGTCAGTAACTATGGACCAGTTAAACAGGTAGGGAAAAAAGTATGATTTCCTACACTAAATTTTAGCATCGCAGTGAGGATTGACTTATGCAACTGGGACACACCACTACTCCCAGCCCTTCTCTGAAGTTCCAGTTTCTTCATCAGTTTGTCAAAAGAGACTTTCACAAGCTGAGGCCTACCTGGTGCTGCCTAACAGTAGTGCTTACCACTGAGACTAACCTGCAAGGTCCCTGGGTAGAGACAGGCCTTTGACTGTCACCTGCCCTCCACCATCCAGGTCTGCTTCTAGGTCAGCCCAAAGTACTTTCAGTCACTGAAAGGGAGAACAGTGTAGTCAAATCTAACACCTGGGAAGAAATGCTGTACCCAGAGATATTTAAGAAGGGACAGTCAGTCCTTACAGAGCATAGTTTTAAACCCCACCTTTGCACAGAGAAACCCAGTACTATCTATCACaatcacaggatggtttgggctggaagggcccaTCAAAgaccatctggtccaacccccacagctgtgggcagggacagctttcactaggtcaggttgcacaaagccccatccaacctgacctgcaacacttccagggatggtgcaCCCACAAcacctctgggcagcctgttccagcattTCACCACCACcctcatcttaaaaaaaaaaaaaaaaaaaaaagaggcttatGTCCAACCTTAAGtttaccctctttcagtttaaaatcttTGCCCCTTGTCTTGTTACTccaggccctggtaaaaagtctttctccatGCCctctttatatattgaaaggctgcaataaggtctccctggaggccttctcttctccagactgaacaaccccaactcacCTATGAATAAAGGCTGAGAGGCGCGTTCCAGCCCACTGACAGTACAGCCTTTTAGCTACCACATTAACTACCCTGGAGCTTGTTTGAGACACCTGCGAAACAGCCCTACACTGATACTGACTTGTTAAATCTCACTGGTGTGCGCTGCAAAGTGCTTTGCTACACTGCCGTATCAGTCCTTTTCACATACTGCATGCAAtctaaaataaatgctattaCTCATCTTTAGACACGCTGCCACTTTCTTCTCTGCATATTACAGTCTCACAATTGTGAACAGCACAAAAGGAGACAGCTGTaaagaaaagcctttattttaGTACATCGCCTCACTGAGGCTCATTACCAACAGACAACAAATTCAGAGATAGTCCTAAGACTCTTAACAAGCCCACCTCAAAACCTCTTGCTTACAGAAGAGGAATCACCCCTGCAGGCAGGTGCAGGAAGCCCAGAACAGCAGCGCAGGGATATGCTTCCCAGCTACAGCCTGGTCACTCCATAGGCACAGAGTCCAGCTCATTCAGGAAGCGCTGACACTTTCCCATCAGGATCTTGATGGCTTCACTCACCAGCACATCTGGAGGCAAGATACCTGTTGACTCCACTGAAACTGCACAGAGACATAAGTCAGCACAGCCGCAGCTACCGTGTAGCTTCCTCCTACACCTGGCTCCAGCATTTCTGTACCTCATCTTTCCTTACACAGCACTACTAACAAGCCAGATCTTCACTGCCAGAGAAGAGGTTACGTTTGCCGGCAGGAAGCACACATTCAAATTCCCAAGCAACACCAAACCACAACCTCAGTAGTTACCCGCTGGAATATGAATGCATGAAGGCTGATGAGAGGggcaggagagaagggaaaggcagAGACCCAGTTGTATGTGCTGGCCAGTCTCTGCTTGTTTACATAAACCACAGCAGGGCTCTGTGTTCTGTGCAAAATGGGACACTTACAGATGTAATGGTTTCGTACTCTTGCCAGGCGCACAAGGTTCTTTAGACCCTCATGACGGAAGACTTCTCTGCTGAATGTGTCCAACCGTGCATTGGCTACTCTTGCcaccttttttcctgaagaggaaGAGATGAAATGAGATGGACACCTACAGCAGATGGGTGCCTTGTGGTCATGGCAGGTGGTCACCCCTCAGACATGCACTCCCCCATcagcaaaggcagcaaagcCACAACTACAAAGAATTAGCACATCCCCAGCACAAAACTCCAGCCTCACAGAACTGGTCTTCTTGAACAGTTCCAACCCAAACACAAAGCTTGTCCCTGGGCAGGACACAAGAAGTCTTCTCCATGCACAGCTGCTAGAAAGAGCAAACTCACTACCCAGGCTTACAGACAACTGAACAGTATCGGAAGCTGCagtcagcagctgcagagctctgcagagaccCGATGCCTTAGCATTTCAGGGAGATCCCAGTTCATCACCTCACACATCTACACATGACAGCCACTCATCCATAAAACCAGGCTCGGAATAGCATGAATGGCTGCTGATTGGCAAGACAACATCACAATGTGGTTTTGTCTCTGCAAGGTTTGGCTCTAGCTTCTAATCAGCCTCTGCTAAGGCTTGTGATGAAAAAGGCACTTGCGAGCAGGAAAAAAGTACCCTTGATGTTCTGGATCTCAATGACTCCAGGAGAAAAGCACTTCTGCAACATCTCAGCTGCCTCATCCTCGATAGGCTGCAGAAGAGTAATGTCAGGAAGCAGTCGATAACTAGCCGTGGCCACAGGAGAAAACTTGGCATGATCTTTACCTGCGTGAAGAGTTAAGAGTCAAGGACGAGGGCCAGCCGCAGGGAACGAGAATGCAAGGATGCCAGGGCCTAAAGTTCCAAGGGGAAAGCCAGTTCTCCACCCTTCCCCTTTGCACATCTGTGCCGTAGCCCAAGCATTCAcactcctcctcctgccaccccaGGACCCATGGCTCACCTATACCCTTGACACAGTGCATAAGCACATCTATTTCCTGGCCAGGTCGCAACAGTGCAATGAGGATGTCATCATGAACAGGTCGAAAGTCAGCATCTGGAAAGAGGTCTGTCTGATTCCCCAAGGGCACCCAAGTCATATGTTTGCTGTACACTGCAAAGAGAAGCCACAAGCATCAGCCAGCTGCTGTCTCAAAACAGGTTGCTGACCTGTACAAGGCTGGAGATAGCAAAACCTAAATTTAGCAGAATGAGGGAACTAGCTTGCTCTGCTCACAGCACTGAGAGAACAGACCAAATCCTGTCTCCCAagaccaaaagcaaaaaaagcagcaccTATTTTTAGGAGAGATCTCACCTTTGTGATTGAAATACAGTTCATTAGGATCAGATGACTCTTTGGCTGCTTGAGGGTTTCggctgcattttattttcagctggaaCTGCAGAGTGTCAATTTCTGTACCTTCTTCAtctcctgggaaggagagaaCAGCATGAGCCTCTCCAGAATCACTCTTCTGCCCAGTTTATGTGACCCTGATTTCCTACTTTGGGGGAAACCTTCGATATTTCTATTTCATCCAAGATTCTCACCTTGGTTTCTATATTCAAAGAGGCGAGGGTCTGCTCGGATAGGGATGAGGCCCAGGCGATGAGCCAGAATTTCATCCTGCACAATGGATGTGTTGTTGTACACAAAGACTTTCTCTACAGCCATCGTTGGCACCTCAGGGAGATGAGAGATCAAATCAGCGTAAGATGACAGTTGACCTATATGCAAACAGAATACCCAGCTACTGTCCCTTCTCTCCCATAAACAACTGCCCcgcagactcttttcagtggtgtctcAGCCAAACCAGGCTACCCAATATACCCTTATACCCAACATGCTgccttccacttttttttttcctttttaaaacaaacgATCACAAGAGGTGAGGGGGAGGCTGATCCACTGTTGTTACACACAGCACCCTTAAGAGCAACAAGCACTATTGCTGGTGCTGCTAAGGCCCTAACTCTCTTTGGGCTCCTGACAGGCATGCAGAACTTCCCTTCCAAACCCAGCACCGGCCTGCAAGGGCTGACAGAAGGCAGGGccctccccactccccaccACTCGCGTACCCACGCTCCCAGGCCAGCGCCCCAAGCCCCACCCCGCAGCTCCCTGCACCGTACCTCCGCAAGCAGAATGCGGCGAAAGGCGTTGGCGATGGCGGCGTCGATGCCCACCATGTCGAACTCCAGCGCGCCCTCCTCCTCACGGATTATGTCCACGCGGAACGCCTGCACGGGCCACGCGCCGTGGGTCATGCCGGGCGCCGCGTGCGGCACCCGACCCGACCCCCGCCCCCAACGGCCCCAACCAACAGCGCTCCCGTACCTCCTCGAAGCGCCGCTGGTCCCAGGCGTCCTCGTAGCCGGGGTAGTTGCCGGGGAAGTCGGTGGTGTGGACCTGGGCGGGGGCAGACAGGCGGGGCCGTGAGGGCAGCCGGGGCTGTGGCCAGGTGCCGCCAGGTGGCCCCCGACGCCCCCCGACGTCCCACTCACATTGCGGACGCCGAACTCGCCCAGCACCACGCGGTCCCGCATCTCGTCGGTGCCCCGCTTGGCCGCCATGGCCattgccgccgccgccgccgccagcggGGTGACCGAAGGGGGAGTGGCGCACCCCGGCACGTGACGTGCCTCCGCCCGCCCATGCGTGGCTCCGCCGTGACCTGGGAGCGCGGCGCTCCCCCACCACCGGGCGGGGGTCCCTGCGGCAGCGCACCCCTCCCGCCCTCTCCCCCTCACCGTCTTGCCGTTCCCCTACCCCACTGCGCCCTTCCCACCCCCGCGCCACACACAAAATGGCGGCGGCACCCACGCGCCCGCCCCAACGCGGCCTGCGTGAGATCTTGGAGACACGTTCCCACCTCCGCTAACGTCACATCCGGTCGCTCCGGGGCTGGTGAGCGGCCGCAGCCAGCGCGGCGCGGGACGGACGCCATGTCCGCaccggcggcgggcggcagcAGTAGGACTGGCGCCGCTGATTGGGGTGGTTTCGAGGACAACATGCAGGTGGGGCCGGGCTGgaggtggtggcggcggcgcggggccgagcggagcggagcgggcgcTGACGTTGCTCTGCCCCGGCGCAGGGTGGCGGCTCCGCCGTCATCGACATGGAGAACATGGACGATACGTCGGGCTCCAGCTTCGAGGACATGGGGGAGATGCACCAGCGcatgaaggaggaagaggaggaggaaacgGAGGGCGAGGCGGGGGccgccgaggaggaggagggggagttCCTAGGCATGAAGGGGCTGCGGGGGCAGCTGGGCCGGCAGGTGGCTGACCAGGTGAGCGCGGCCCCCTGCCGCCTCCCACCCCGGGAGAGGCCGCCCGCCGCTGCCAGCTCCCTTCTCTCCACAGATGTGGCAGGCGGGGAAGAGGCAAGCTTCCAGGGCCTTCAGCCTCTACGCCAACATCGACATTCTCCGGCCCTACTTCGACGTGGAGCCCGTCCAAGTGCGCGCCAGGTGGGCAGGGCCTGCCCTGGCCTCTCTGCCGGaagggagcggggaggggggactgGCGGGTTCTTGCCGGCGAGAGGCTGGCTGTCCCCCCAGAGCGGGCAAGCCAGAGTAGGCTGGCAGCGGAGCTCAGGTGTGGGGAAACACGCTGCACTTTGTCCTGGTGTCCTTAATGAGGTCTCCCAGGTGGGCTGGCAGCCCTGgcacccagcactgctgctcaggGCAGAAAAAAGGGCTTTGGGGCATCTTCAGCCTTTTACTACTTGGATGCCTTATGTGGCTTCTGTTGGGCTTGCAACATAGCTCTGTCCAGAAAGGCAAAGTTTTGTGAGGCTGGATGAAGGAAGGTGCCTTTCCTTCCAGTCCATAATCTCTCATCCCTGAGTGGATCCCTAATTGTTTTCGTTGAATCCTCCCCAGCAAAGCTAACCCACTGACAGTGAGGTTTGTTTCCTTCGGTTACCTTATGTGACCCTTTAGAAAAAATCTGTCCCCCAAGGCCTGCGATCACAGCAGAAAACACTGGTAATGGGTGTATGGGATCCTCTGAAGCATTTTGTTAACCATCCTGTTGTCCTCCTTGCTCCTGATGTCATTCCCTGCTTTGCTGTGATGCAGACTGCTGGAGTCCATGATTCCTGTGAAGATGATTAATTTCCCACAGGTGAGTTCCCTTTTGCTGAATCAGACTCCATGGTCAAGCAAACATCCTGCAGACACCTTGAAAAACTAAAAGTAGCTTATGTTATTAAGGGCCTGAGTTTCTAAGGTTTTTGTCTCCCTGAAAATATTGGTAAACCCTTTCCTGTGGTTATT
This Phalacrocorax aristotelis chromosome 3, bGulAri2.1, whole genome shotgun sequence DNA region includes the following protein-coding sequences:
- the POLR1C gene encoding DNA-directed RNA polymerases I and III subunit RPAC1 codes for the protein MAMAAKRGTDEMRDRVVLGEFGVRNVHTTDFPGNYPGYEDAWDQRRFEEAFRVDIIREEEGALEFDMVGIDAAIANAFRRILLAEVPTMAVEKVFVYNNTSIVQDEILAHRLGLIPIRADPRLFEYRNQGDEEGTEIDTLQFQLKIKCSRNPQAAKESSDPNELYFNHKVYSKHMTWVPLGNQTDLFPDADFRPVHDDILIALLRPGQEIDVLMHCVKGIGKDHAKFSPVATASYRLLPDITLLQPIEDEAAEMLQKCFSPGVIEIQNIKGKKVARVANARLDTFSREVFRHEGLKNLVRLARVRNHYIFSVESTGILPPDVLVSEAIKILMGKCQRFLNELDSVPME